A window from Ciconia boyciana chromosome 21, ASM3463844v1, whole genome shotgun sequence encodes these proteins:
- the PITHD1 gene encoding PITH domain-containing protein 1: MAHGHGRCCCCGEEAAAVGGDRGAAWGLYLRIDRQRLQCLNELREGSGALVFRAWEERGDRAQFVESDDDEELLFNIPFTGNVKLKGVIVMGEDDGTHPAEMRLFKNIPHMSFDDAAREPDQMFSLNRDPMGELEYPTKIARFSNVYHLSIHFPKNFGAETTKIFYIGLKGEWTEAHRHEVTICNYEASANPADHKLEQITPQTHFIS; this comes from the exons ATGGCGCACGGTCAcggccgctgctgctgctgcggggaggaggcggcggcggtcGGCGGGGACCGGGGCGCGGCCTGGGGGCTCTACCTGCGTATCGACCGGCAGCGGCTGCAGTGCCTCAACGAACTCCGCGAGGGCAGCGGCGCGCTCGTCTTCCGCGCTTGGGAGGAGCGCGGTGACCGCGCCCAg ttCGTAGAAAGCGACGATGATGAGGAGCTTCTGTTTAATATCCC GTTTACGGGCAACGTGAAATTAAAAGGAGTAATTGTGATGGGAGAAGATGATGGTACGCATCCAGCAGAGATGAGACT gTTCAAGAACATTCCTCACATGTCCTTTGATGACGCAGCCAGGGAACCGGACCAGATGTTCAGCCTGAACCGGGATCCGATGGGCGAGCTGGAGTACCCCACCAA aattgcCCGTTTCTCCAATGTTTACCACCTCTCCATCCACTTTCCGAAGAACTTTGGAGCAGAGACAACGAAGATTTTTTACATAGGCCTGAAAGGAGAGTGGACGGAG GCTCATCGCCACGAAGTCACCATCTGCAATTACGAAGCATCAGCAAACCCAGCTGATCACAAGTTGGAACAAATCACCCCACAGACTCACTTCATCTCCTAA
- the ELOA gene encoding elongin-A produces MAESVLEVVGKLQSRLAGSSEPKKLLKSLKRLSELPITVDILVETGVGKTVNSLRKHELVGDFAKTLVARWKKLVPVSQEADRNNLDSEDRDYERSSSSKRHQEPSLREDEEPDQEYSEPFQPSCSQSYSPDHREKKPKRYPRPERAHETYGYSSHEGKAWGRSSPVLSSDQEYSDYGQAVSPEPSESPQDMYTDPYASEEQEEPTVFHRKASKGHSFQEKLGGGQERNPAEFYDKGNVSRSKEHKSSHKKQRLDGRGEDRTTAFSPERLHKTSFKEQLREAPVAGGSKEKQRMSDGTKKEKNRESGTSRKEKLHMLPHLEESLDNHVKKQKHRDSEKSKLEKPKLSLETSSAEREKRKAESDSSNRVKEKGISGSLKSSEGKRKVSDVDKKSMGFSSNFGEGEVEDEFEQPTMSFESYLSYDQPQKKKKKVVKPSVSTGEKDRGHSKQNGSKASTNSSSSSRKSPSHKRTSEKKAEKKLPEPPKPNRILLDVVPTLPDIPLPPIQANYRPLPSIESITCSQTKRKAVSSPLEESEAGFTGRRLNSKMQVYSGSKTAYLPKMMSLYQQCIRVLSNNIDSIYEVGGVPFSVLEPVLERCTPEQLYRIEECNHVLIEDTDQLWHNHCLRDFKNEKPEEFESWREMYLRLHDAREQRLLMLARNIGSAHANKPKGRVAKMAFVNSAAKPPRDVRRRQEKFGTGGPLLPEKTKIKPVLYTSSKSHTRVSEEQSYDGPSTSSAHSVPSSGSTFSSYDPRKPPVKKIAPMMAKTIKAFKNRFSRR; encoded by the exons ATGGCGGAGTCGGTGCTGGAAGTTGTGGGCAAGCTGCAGTCGCGGCTGGCGGGCAGCTCGGAGCCCAAGAAG ctgctgaaaagtCTGAAGAGGCTGTCTGAGTTGCCCATCACAGTTGACATTCTTGTG GAGACGGGTGTTGGGAAGACTGTGAACAGTTTACGGAAACACGAGCTTGTAGGAGACTTTGCGAAGACTCTCGTAGCCAGGTGGAAGAAGCTAGTGCCGGTGTCCCAAGAGGCAGACAG AAATAACCTAGATTCTGAAGACCGTGACTACGAGAGGAGCAGCTCAAGCAAAAGACATCAAGAACCCTCCCTCAGAGAGGATGAGGAACCTGACCAGGAGTATTCAGAACCCTTCCAGCCGTCTTGCAGCCAGTCCTATAGCCCAGATCATAGGGAAAAGAAGCCCAAAAGGTATCCTAGGCCTGAGAGAGCCCACGAGACTTATGGCTATAGCAGCCACGAGGGGAAGGCTTGGGGCAGATCTTCCCCAGTGCTCTCTTCAGATCAGGAGTACTCGGACTATGGACAAGCTGTGTCACCTGAGCCAAGTGAGAGCCCTCAGGATATGTACACAGACCCTTATGCCTCTGAGGAGCAGGAAGAACCAACAGTATTTCATCGGAAAGCCAGTAAAGGCCACAGCTTTCAGGAGAAGTTGGGGGGAGGCCAAGAGAGGAACCCTGCTGAGTTCTACGACAAAGGGAACGTGAGTCGAAGCAAagagcacaagtcttctcaCAAGAAGCAGCGACTTGATGGCAGAGGGGAGGACAGGACCACTGCCTTCAGCCCAGAAAGATTGCACAAGACTTCTTTTAAAGAGCAGCTCCGAGAAGCTCCCGTGGCAGGGGGCagcaaggagaagcagaggatgTCAGATGGCACCAAAAAGGAGAAGAACCGAGAAAGCGGCACCTCCAGAAAGGAGAAGTTGCACATGTTGCCGCACTTGGAAGAGTCTTTGGACAACCACGTTAAGAAGCAAAAACATCGGGActctgaaaaaagcaaattggAAAAGCCCAAGCTGAGCTTGGAGACCTCTAGCGCAGAGCGGGAGAAACGGAAAGCTGAGAGTGACTCATCAAATAGGGTTAAAGAAAAGGGGATTTCTGGGAGCTTAAAATCTTCAGAGGGGAAGCGCAAAGTCTCCGATGTGGACAAAAAATCGATGGGCTTTTCCTCaaattttggggagggggaagtggaGGATGAATTTGAACAACCTACAATGTCATTTGAGTCGTACCTCAGCTACGACCAGccccagaaaaagaaaaagaaagtggtcAAACCCTCTGTGTCAACTGGAGAGAAAGACCGAGGGCACAGCAAACAGAACGGATCCAAAGCCAGTACCAACAGCTCAAGCTCAAGTCGGAAAAGTCCAAGCCACAAGCGAACAAgtgagaaaaaggcagaaaagaaactaCCAGAGCCTCCTAAACCAAACAGG ATACTTCTAGATGTGGTACCAACGTTACCAGACATCCCACTGCCGCCGATTCAGGCCAACTACCGCCCTCTTCCTTCGATCGAGTCCATTACCTGCTCccagacaaaaaggaaag CAGTGTCCTCGCCACTGGAAGAGAGCGAAGCGGGTTTTACAGGCCGCCGGTTGAATTCAAAGATGCAAGTGTATTCAGGCTCTAAAACTGCCTACCTCCCAAAGATGATGTCTCTGTATCAACAATGTATCAGAGTCCTCAGTAACAACATTGACT CTATCTATGAAGTGGGTGGTGTCCCTTTCTCGGTTCTGGAGCCAGTATTGGAGAGATGCACCCCAGAGCAGCTGTATCGCATTGAGGAATGTAATCAT GTCCTCATTGAGGATACAGATCAACTGTGGCACAATCACTGTCTCCGAGACTTCAAGAATGAGAAGCCAGAAGAGTTTGAGTCCTGGCGGGAAATGTATCTTCGACTTCATGACGCACGAGAGCAGCGGCTGCTCATGTTAGCACGGAACATTGGCTCAGCTCATGCCAACAAACCCAAAG GTAGAGTGGCCAAAATGGCATTTGTGAACTCTGCAGCAAAGCCCCCTCGGGATGTACGAAGGAGACAAGAGAAGTTTGGAACTGGAGGACCTCTTCTGCCAGAGAAGACCAA AATAAAACCAGTCCTGTACACATCTAGCAAAAGCCACACCCGTGTGAGTGAGGAACAGTCCTATGATgggcccagcaccagcagtgccCACTCTGTCCCATCTTCAGGTAGCACCTTCTCCTCCTATGACCCCAGAAAACCACCAGTGAAGA AAATTGCACCCATGATGGCAAAGACTAtcaaagctttcaaaaacagGTTCTCTCGGAGATAA
- the LOC140662198 gene encoding kelch-like protein 31, which yields MAPKKKTPKKPKVDKEDASITPVTVEDALLDVEHLNHLNGLYDSSSNGFHCTATEVEAPDHGASLLEGMNQMRQKRFLCDFTIATKTKSFEVHKLVLASCSEYFHHLLQRDPQLHQVELHDVSPLGLTTVITYAYTGKLSLSLYTIGSTIAAATQLQVSALLNMCSDFLVREMAVENCMYIANISATYGLNQVKDTTRKFIRENFLEFSKTDQFMKLPFDQINELLMDDGLQIPSEVAAFQIAVKWLEFDPKRVRYAADLLSNIRFGTISAPDLVNHVQPVPRMMQDPQCHKLLVDAMNYHLLPHQQNSLQSRRTRIRGGQRVLVTVGGRPALTEKALSREISYRDAEGNWNKLTEMPAKSFNQCVVVMDGFIYVAGGEDQNDARNQAKHAVSSLSRYDPRFNTWLHLASMQHRRTHFSLSTCNGLLYAVGGRNAEGTLASVECYVPTTNSWQSKASLETPRCCHATTVIDGKLLVTGGYISHAYSRTVCCYEPSTDTWREQARLSTPRGWHCAATVADRAYVLGGSQLGPQGERVDVMPVECYSPLTGQWSYVAPLPMGVSTAGVALLEGRLCLVGGWNESGKRYQKCVQCYNPDLNEWAEDEDLPEATVGVSCCTIILPRSSSSGSRPSSVASAAASM from the exons ATGGCACccaaaaagaaaacccccaaGAAGCCCAAGGTGGATAAAGAGGATGCATCCATCACCCCGGTGACGGTGGAAGATGCTTTGCTAGATGTCGAACACCTCAATCACTTGAATGGTTTGTACGACAGCAGCTCCAATGGCTTCCACTGCACGGCCACGGAGGTTGAAGCGCCGGACCACGGAGCCAGCCTTCTGGAGGGGATGAACCAGATGCGCCAGAAGCGGTTCCTCTGCGATTTCACCATTGCCACCAAAACGAAGTCCTTCGAGGTGCATAAACTCGTCCTGGCTTCCTGCAGTGAGTACTTCCACCACCTGCTGCAGAGAGACCCTCAGCTGCACCAGGTGGAGCTCCATGATGTCTCCCCACTGGGCCTCACCACCGTCATCACCTACGCCTACACAGGGAAGCTGAGCCTCTCACTGTACACCATCGGCAGCACCATTGCCGCAGCCACCCAGCTGCAGGTGTCGGCACTGCTGAACATGTGCAGCGACTTCCTCGTTCGGGAGATGGCCGTGGAGAACTGCATGTACATCGCCAACATCTCAGCCACCTACGGCCTCAACCAGGTGAAAGACACCACCCGGAAATTCATCCGGGAAAACTTCCTGGAGTTCTCCAAGACCGACCAGTTCATGAAACTCCCCTTTGATCAGATCAATGAGCTGCTGATGGATGATGGTCTGCAGATACCCAGCGAGGTTGCAGCCTTCCAGATTGCTGTCAAATGGCTGGAGTTTGACCCAAAACGGGTTCGATATGCTGCTGACCTCCTGAGCAACATTCGATTCGGCACAATCTCAGCTCCAGACTTGGTCAACCATGTGCAACCTGTGCCACGCATGATGCAAGACCCGCAGTGCCACAAGCTCCTCGTGGATGCTATGAATTACCACCTGCTCCCCCACCAGCAAAACAGCCTTCAGTCTCGGAGAACCAGGATACGGGGAGGCCAGAGGGTCCTTGTCACAGTTGGGGGTCGTCCAGCTTTGACCGAGAAGGCTCTTAGCAGGGAGATCAGCTACAGGGATGCAGAGGGAAACTGGAACAAGCTGACGGAGATGCCAGCAAAAAGTTTTAACCAGTGCGTGGTGGTGATGGATGGATTCATCTACGTTGCGGGTGGTGAAGACCAAAACGATGCCAGGAACCAGGCCAAGCATGCCGTCAGCAGCCTGAGCAG GTACGACCCACGCTTCAACACCTGGCTGCACTTGGCCAGCATGCAGCACAGGAGGACACACTTCAGCCTGAGCACCTGCAACGGGCTCCTCTACGCTGTCGGAGGGCGCAATGCCGAGGGCACGTTGGCATCTGTCGAATGCTACGTCCCCACCACCAACAGCTGGCAGAGCAAGGCAAGCCTGGAGACGCCCCGCTGCTGCCACGCCACCACCGTCATCGACGGCAAGCTCCTGGTCACTGGTGGCTACATCAGCCATGCCTATTCCCGCACCGTGTGCTGCTACGAGCCCAGCACCGACACCTGGAGGGAGCAGGCAAGGCTCAGCACCCCCCGGGGCTGGCACTGCGCAGCCACCGTGGCTGACCGAGCCTATGTGCTGGGTGGGAGCCAGCTGGGTCCCCAGGGCGAGCGGGTGGACGTGATGCCCGTGGAGTGCTACAGCCCACTGACGGGGCAGTGGAGTTACGTGGCACCCCTGCCCATGGGGGTCAGCACGGCCGGGGTGGCTCTGCTGGAGGGGCGCTTGTGCCTGGTGGGTGGCTGGAACGAGAGCGGGAAGAGGTATCAGAAATGTGTGCAGTGCTACAATCCTGACCTCAATGAGTGGGCCGAGGACGAGGACCTCCCCGAGGCCACCGTGGGTGTCTCATGCTGCACTATCATCCTCCCACGCTCCTCGAGCTCTGGGTCCCGGCCCAGCTCTGTGGCCTCGGCAGCAGCCAGCATGTAA